One part of the Saprospiraceae bacterium genome encodes these proteins:
- a CDS encoding type II toxin-antitoxin system HicB family antitoxin, giving the protein MNRKIELTAVIEKEDNLYISLCPELDIASQGDTPDEAKSNLVEALELFYETASETEITRRLHNELQISRVTVNI; this is encoded by the coding sequence ATGAACAGAAAAATAGAATTAACTGCAGTAATAGAAAAGGAAGACAATTTGTATATTTCACTTTGTCCTGAATTAGATATTGCCAGTCAAGGTGACACTCCTGATGAGGCGAAATCTAATCTTGTTGAAGCACTTGAACTATTTTATGAGACTGCATCCGAAACTGAAATAACTAGAAGATTACACAACGAATTGCAAATTTCTAGAGTTACAGTTAACATTTAA
- a CDS encoding type II toxin-antitoxin system HicA family toxin → MHGYIKVRQKGSHVIMQKLTEDSTITVPVPMHKEIKIGTLHSIIRQSELTKRDFE, encoded by the coding sequence ATGCATGGATATATAAAAGTGAGACAAAAAGGAAGTCATGTAATAATGCAAAAACTTACAGAGGATTCAACTATAACAGTTCCAGTACCAATGCATAAAGAAATTAAAATTGGAACATTGCATTCAATAATAAGACAATCAGAACTCACTAAGCGGGACTTTGAATGA